The Actinocatenispora sera genome has a window encoding:
- a CDS encoding S9 family peptidase yields the protein MSDDILRELARTGRFRYGLPRDVTVSPDGGRVLFLRAASGHDATTSLWRLDVATGAETLLADGAGLTGGELSATERARRERSRESAAGIVAYASDRAADRTVFTLDGQLWLLTNGTPVRLPATGSVIDPRINPAGTHISYVSAGALRVIGADGTDDRVLAEPETADVTYGLAEHVAAESIHRYRGHWWSPDSSRLLVARVDQAPVTTWYLTDPADPARPPAAVRYPAAGTDNAIVTLWLINPDDGARTEVVWDREGFEYLAEVDWSGPLTILVQSRDQREVHVLEVDEQTGATSLLHADHHDDWWELVPGLPARTASGALVWSADDGDTRRLLVDGAAVTPPGLQLRAVSGVDGDAVLFTAGTEPTEVHVWRWSPDTGPVRLSAGAGVHQGVAAGGTTVLTSRSLEYSGARTTVHRDGAVTPIASHAATPTLTPRVRLYELGERELRSALLLPSWYRPGPTDKLPVLLDPYGGPHGQLVLHARDMYLMSQWFADQGYAVLVTDGRGTPGRGPVWEHSIRGDTLTYALTDQIDALRAAAELHPELDLSRVGIRGWSYGGYLAAAAVLRRPDVFHAAVAGAPVTDPTLYDTHWQERYLGHPAEAPEVYRRNSLIPDATALTRPLLLMHGMVDDNVVVAHTLRLSGALLAAGRPHAVLPLTGVTHMAGQEDVAANLPRMELEFLNRTLHPTRP from the coding sequence ATGAGTGACGACATCCTGCGGGAACTGGCCCGTACCGGCCGATTCCGGTACGGCCTGCCGCGCGACGTGACCGTTTCGCCGGACGGCGGCCGGGTGCTGTTCCTGCGTGCCGCCTCCGGCCACGACGCGACCACCTCCCTGTGGCGACTGGACGTGGCGACCGGCGCGGAGACGCTGCTCGCCGACGGGGCCGGGCTGACCGGCGGGGAGCTGTCCGCGACCGAACGGGCCCGACGGGAACGCAGCCGGGAGAGCGCCGCCGGCATCGTCGCCTACGCCAGCGACCGCGCCGCGGACCGCACCGTGTTCACCCTGGACGGTCAGCTGTGGCTGCTGACCAACGGCACCCCGGTGCGGCTGCCCGCCACCGGTTCGGTGATCGACCCGCGGATCAACCCGGCCGGCACGCACATCTCGTACGTCTCCGCCGGCGCGCTGCGGGTCATCGGCGCCGACGGTACCGACGACCGGGTGCTCGCCGAGCCCGAGACGGCGGACGTGACGTACGGGCTGGCCGAGCACGTCGCCGCCGAGTCGATCCACCGTTACCGCGGCCACTGGTGGTCGCCCGACTCGTCCCGGCTGCTGGTGGCGCGGGTCGACCAGGCGCCCGTGACGACCTGGTACCTGACCGACCCGGCCGACCCGGCCCGGCCGCCGGCCGCGGTGCGCTATCCGGCCGCCGGTACCGACAACGCGATCGTCACGCTGTGGCTGATCAACCCGGACGACGGCGCGCGCACCGAGGTGGTCTGGGACCGGGAGGGCTTCGAGTACCTTGCCGAGGTCGACTGGTCCGGCCCGCTGACGATCCTGGTACAGAGCCGGGACCAGCGCGAAGTGCACGTGCTCGAGGTCGACGAGCAGACCGGCGCCACCTCACTGCTGCACGCCGACCACCACGACGACTGGTGGGAACTGGTACCGGGGCTGCCGGCGCGCACCGCGTCCGGCGCGCTGGTCTGGTCGGCCGACGACGGCGACACCCGCCGGCTGCTGGTGGACGGCGCCGCGGTGACCCCGCCCGGCCTGCAACTGCGCGCGGTGTCCGGGGTGGACGGTGACGCGGTGCTGTTCACCGCCGGTACCGAGCCCACCGAGGTGCACGTGTGGCGCTGGTCGCCGGACACCGGCCCGGTCCGGCTGTCCGCGGGTGCCGGGGTGCACCAGGGCGTCGCCGCCGGCGGTACCACCGTGCTGACCTCACGCTCCCTGGAGTACTCCGGTGCCCGGACCACCGTGCACCGCGACGGCGCGGTCACCCCGATCGCGTCGCACGCCGCCACCCCGACGCTGACCCCGCGGGTCCGGCTGTACGAGCTGGGCGAGCGCGAGCTGCGTTCCGCCCTGCTGCTGCCCTCCTGGTACCGGCCGGGGCCGACCGACAAGCTGCCGGTGTTGCTCGACCCGTACGGCGGGCCGCACGGGCAGCTGGTGCTGCACGCCCGCGACATGTACCTGATGTCCCAGTGGTTCGCCGACCAGGGGTACGCGGTGCTGGTCACCGACGGCCGCGGCACCCCGGGTCGTGGCCCGGTGTGGGAGCACTCGATCCGCGGCGACACGCTGACGTACGCGCTGACCGACCAGATCGACGCGCTGCGCGCCGCGGCCGAGCTGCACCCGGAGCTGGACCTGTCCCGGGTCGGCATCCGCGGCTGGTCGTACGGCGGTTACCTCGCCGCGGCCGCCGTGCTGCGCCGTCCGGACGTGTTCCACGCCGCGGTCGCCGGCGCCCCGGTCACCGACCCGACGCTGTACGACACCCACTGGCAGGAGCGGTATCTGGGCCATCCGGCCGAGGCGCCCGAGGTGTACCGGCGCAACTCGCTGATCCCGGACGCGACCGCGCTGACCCGGCCGCTGCTGCTGATGCACGGGATGGTCGACGACAACGTGGTGGTGGCGCACACGCTGCGGCTGTCCGGCGCGCTGCTCGCGGCCGGCCGGCCGCACGCGGTGCTGCCGCTCACCGGCGTCACCCACATGGCCGGCCAGGAGGACGTCGCCGCCAACCTGCCCCGGATGGAGCTGGAGTTCCTGAACCGCACCCTGCACCCGACCCGCCCCTGA
- a CDS encoding acetylxylan esterase, with the protein MLVDWPLERLRDYRPERTEPADFDEFWAGTLKQARAKASPPTFTRYDAALATVEVFDLTFSGFDGQPVRGWFVLPTGVEGPLPCVVEYIGYNGGRGLAHERLDWSSAGYAHLIMDTRGQGSNGSTAGATADPDPVGLPNTPGFMTRGITDPDSYYYRRVFTDAVRAVEVAREHPRVDPDRVMVAGASQGGGITIAVAGLVDGLYAAMPDVPFLCHYRRATEITDKNPYHEITQYCRTHRDATERVFASLAYFDGINFAARASAPALFSVALMDAICPPSTVFAAYNHYAGASKDIRVWPYNEHEGGAAFQRAEQLRYVRDLLR; encoded by the coding sequence ATGCTGGTGGACTGGCCACTGGAACGGCTCCGGGACTACCGCCCGGAGCGCACCGAACCCGCCGACTTCGACGAGTTCTGGGCGGGCACGCTCAAGCAGGCCAGGGCGAAGGCGAGCCCGCCCACGTTCACCCGGTACGACGCGGCGCTGGCCACCGTCGAGGTGTTCGACCTGACGTTCTCCGGCTTCGACGGGCAGCCGGTCCGCGGCTGGTTCGTGCTGCCGACCGGGGTCGAGGGCCCGCTGCCGTGCGTGGTCGAGTACATCGGCTACAACGGCGGGCGCGGCCTCGCGCACGAGCGGCTGGACTGGTCGTCCGCCGGGTACGCGCACCTGATCATGGACACCCGCGGCCAGGGCTCGAACGGGTCGACCGCCGGAGCCACCGCCGACCCCGACCCGGTCGGGCTGCCCAACACGCCGGGCTTCATGACCCGCGGCATCACCGACCCGGACAGCTACTACTACCGCCGGGTGTTCACCGACGCGGTGCGGGCGGTCGAGGTCGCGCGCGAGCACCCCCGGGTCGACCCGGACCGGGTGATGGTCGCCGGCGCCAGCCAGGGCGGCGGCATCACCATCGCGGTCGCCGGCCTCGTCGACGGGCTGTACGCGGCCATGCCGGACGTGCCGTTCCTCTGCCACTACCGGCGCGCCACCGAGATCACCGACAAGAACCCGTACCACGAGATCACCCAGTACTGCCGGACCCACCGGGACGCCACCGAGCGGGTCTTCGCCTCGCTGGCCTACTTCGACGGCATCAACTTCGCCGCCCGGGCGAGCGCCCCGGCGCTGTTCTCGGTGGCGCTGATGGACGCGATCTGCCCGCCGTCGACGGTGTTCGCCGCGTACAACCACTACGCCGGGGCGAGCAAGGACATCCGGGTCTGGCCGTACAACGAGCACGAGGGCGGCGCGGCGTTCCAGCGTGCGGAACAGTTGCGTTACGTTCGCGACCTGCTGCGCTGA
- a CDS encoding C39 family peptidase yields the protein MAARTRLLLSVMSGAGLVAALAAAPAAAAPIGVAPEQPTHSAAAYKAAHDNDPHVPLSAAARSGLQRRTEAAQRTMARVRAEAARPGATAASTAKSLKGTQQAQQTYYWCGPAAVSGALKVRGVSLSQSSTAKLLRTTVDGTDWSGRNAAVPKAYQTGYPVADVLTYKLHGQGATYYPVGLSYDPTSKEKSTYQTRLVADINNGWDLIGDAWEVPGGPHLVGHPGNQEVFHYYTMRGYSGSGKYTRYQDSVHGAGSISWSSGVPAYSTMSSATITTINGGRGYVW from the coding sequence GTGGCAGCTCGTACCCGACTTCTGCTGTCGGTGATGTCCGGCGCCGGCCTGGTCGCGGCGCTGGCCGCGGCACCGGCCGCGGCCGCGCCGATCGGCGTGGCGCCGGAACAGCCGACCCACTCGGCCGCCGCATACAAGGCGGCGCACGACAACGACCCGCACGTACCGCTGAGCGCGGCGGCGCGGTCCGGCCTGCAGCGCCGGACCGAGGCGGCGCAGCGCACCATGGCCCGGGTCCGGGCCGAGGCGGCGCGGCCCGGCGCGACGGCGGCCAGTACGGCCAAGTCGTTGAAGGGCACGCAGCAGGCCCAGCAGACCTACTACTGGTGCGGACCGGCCGCGGTGTCCGGCGCGCTGAAGGTGCGCGGGGTGTCGCTGAGCCAGAGCAGCACCGCGAAGCTGCTGCGTACCACGGTCGACGGCACCGACTGGTCCGGACGCAACGCCGCGGTACCGAAGGCGTACCAGACCGGCTATCCGGTCGCCGACGTGCTCACCTACAAGCTGCACGGGCAGGGCGCCACCTACTACCCGGTGGGGCTGTCGTACGACCCGACCAGCAAGGAGAAGTCGACCTACCAGACCCGGCTGGTCGCCGACATCAACAACGGCTGGGATCTGATCGGCGACGCCTGGGAGGTACCCGGCGGGCCGCACCTGGTCGGCCACCCCGGCAACCAGGAGGTCTTCCACTACTACACGATGCGGGGCTACTCCGGTTCGGGTAAGTACACCCGCTACCAGGACTCGGTGCACGGCGCCGGGAGCATCTCCTGGTCGTCCGGCGTACCGGCGTACTCGACCATGTCGTCGGCCACCATCACGACGATCAACGGTGGCCGTGGCTACGTCTGGTAA
- a CDS encoding ATP-binding cassette domain-containing protein: protein MCPDLELTDLELAPTATGGVPGRAVDGLRCAVAPGQVVAVIGETGFGGTRLARAVVGLDEPAGGRITFGEHQWSADEAPCAFVPSGGGLIPQLSLRRNMLFGARLREEIRAREESTAGWLERRRIRWRRYGQDSDQVDRMLTAFQLSSVERYVPDRVSAAQRMLTALGRALLHGRPVLVVDATGGQEPDDAYVQLLDQARTQRPDLAVLLCTDRPGLLRARTDPYAIDWVVVVGYQGAVVAQGPPAAVARPGSVDAAAVLYGDPMLIVPVDDWPAEWGAPAPAPTPGADWMVVGAPAASTTGTARRARGSQLVVEVLGPHERPRFQRVRAVRCGRRDWLLRLPQPVPVGHRVRVTATPGRAVRVPLNAAAPSAPVPPDAGVPS, encoded by the coding sequence ATGTGCCCAGACCTGGAACTCACCGATCTCGAGTTGGCCCCGACCGCGACGGGCGGGGTACCGGGCCGGGCCGTCGACGGCCTGCGCTGCGCGGTCGCCCCCGGACAGGTGGTCGCCGTGATCGGCGAGACCGGCTTCGGCGGTACCCGGCTGGCCCGCGCGGTCGTCGGCCTGGACGAACCGGCGGGCGGCCGGATCACCTTCGGTGAGCACCAGTGGTCGGCGGACGAGGCGCCGTGCGCGTTCGTACCGTCCGGCGGGGGGCTGATCCCGCAGCTGTCGCTGCGCCGCAACATGCTGTTCGGCGCCCGGCTGCGGGAGGAGATCCGGGCCCGGGAGGAGTCCACCGCCGGCTGGCTGGAACGCCGCCGGATCCGCTGGCGGCGGTACGGCCAGGACTCGGACCAGGTCGACCGGATGCTCACCGCCTTCCAGCTGTCCTCGGTCGAGCGGTACGTGCCCGACCGGGTCAGCGCCGCGCAGCGGATGCTCACCGCGCTGGGACGCGCGCTGCTGCACGGCCGGCCGGTACTGGTGGTCGACGCCACCGGCGGCCAGGAACCCGACGACGCGTACGTCCAGCTGCTCGACCAGGCCCGCACGCAGCGGCCGGACCTCGCCGTGCTGCTGTGCACCGATCGCCCCGGGCTGCTGCGCGCCCGCACCGATCCGTACGCGATCGACTGGGTGGTGGTGGTCGGTTACCAGGGGGCCGTGGTCGCGCAGGGGCCGCCGGCGGCGGTGGCGCGGCCGGGCTCGGTCGACGCCGCTGCGGTGCTCTACGGCGACCCGATGCTGATCGTGCCGGTCGACGACTGGCCGGCCGAGTGGGGCGCACCCGCACCGGCCCCGACGCCGGGAGCCGACTGGATGGTGGTCGGTGCACCGGCCGCGTCCACCACCGGTACCGCCCGCCGGGCGCGCGGCAGCCAGCTCGTCGTCGAGGTGCTCGGGCCGCACGAACGGCCGCGGTTCCAGCGGGTTCGCGCCGTTCGCTGCGGCCGCCGCGACTGGCTGCTGCGGCTGCCCCAGCCGGTACCGGTCGGCCACCGGGTCCGGGTCACCGCCACGCCGGGCCGGGCGGTCCGGGTACCGCTGAACGCCGCCGCGCCGTCCGCCCCGGTGCCGCCGGACGCGGGGGTGCCGTCATGA
- a CDS encoding ABC transporter substrate-binding protein — protein MRRRTLLAAGAAAATVPLTGCTSAGHGLEVVCAWGGPELAAFRKVLAGFTARTGHSVRIVVANGNGVDAMLSARLAAGNRPDVAVFSEPSLITRYAKDGHLVVLPDAYVAGLPDYWSSLAGVDGTLYGCWLKIAHKSLFWYRQSELFPSADGNPLLARTPSTWTELVDLVHHWPVPGQAPLAIGAADGWVLTDWFENVLASLNSNDQTGNAYDALVSPHATWDVELVRDALRNLGDLWALPHALPYGGARALLTPFDASVAQVFGEHRAGLLFEGDFVAPIVKGLHPDDEPSYFPFPPVQDRRRPQIVGGDLAVLLRRSGPGLRLMKYLTTRAAATPWVKAGFLVAPYLDNLTIEYPRRLRRLAREINDPRAEIRFDLSDQLTGTLIGDDGKGSWLILSDFFRAVTGGRPIERAVDEAVREFDRATRMLR, from the coding sequence ATGAGGCGCCGCACCCTGCTCGCCGCCGGCGCGGCCGCCGCCACGGTGCCGCTGACCGGCTGCACCAGCGCCGGCCACGGGCTCGAGGTGGTGTGCGCCTGGGGTGGCCCGGAACTCGCCGCGTTCCGGAAGGTCCTCGCCGGTTTCACGGCCCGGACCGGGCACTCGGTCCGGATCGTCGTCGCCAACGGCAACGGTGTCGACGCGATGCTGTCGGCCCGGTTGGCCGCCGGCAACCGGCCGGACGTCGCGGTGTTCTCCGAGCCGTCGCTGATCACCCGGTACGCGAAAGACGGGCACCTCGTCGTGCTGCCGGACGCCTACGTCGCCGGCCTGCCGGACTACTGGTCCTCCCTCGCCGGCGTCGACGGCACCCTGTACGGCTGCTGGCTGAAGATCGCACACAAGTCGCTGTTCTGGTACCGGCAGAGCGAGCTGTTCCCGTCGGCCGACGGGAACCCGCTGCTGGCGCGAACGCCGAGCACCTGGACCGAGCTCGTCGACCTCGTCCACCACTGGCCGGTGCCCGGTCAGGCGCCGCTGGCGATCGGCGCGGCCGATGGCTGGGTACTCACCGACTGGTTCGAGAACGTGCTGGCCTCGCTCAACAGCAACGACCAGACCGGCAACGCGTACGACGCGCTGGTCTCGCCGCACGCGACGTGGGACGTCGAGCTGGTCCGAGACGCGCTGCGCAACCTCGGCGACCTGTGGGCGCTGCCCCACGCGCTCCCCTACGGCGGGGCCCGAGCGCTGCTCACCCCGTTCGACGCGTCGGTGGCACAGGTGTTCGGCGAACACCGGGCCGGGCTGCTGTTCGAGGGCGACTTCGTCGCGCCGATCGTGAAAGGTCTGCACCCCGACGACGAGCCGTCGTACTTCCCGTTCCCCCCGGTACAGGACCGCCGGCGACCGCAGATAGTGGGCGGTGACCTGGCCGTGCTGTTGCGACGCAGCGGGCCCGGGCTGCGCCTGATGAAGTACCTCACCACCAGGGCGGCGGCAACGCCGTGGGTGAAGGCCGGCTTCCTGGTCGCACCGTACCTGGACAACCTGACGATCGAGTACCCGCGACGGCTGCGCCGGCTCGCGCGCGAGATCAACGACCCGCGCGCCGAGATCCGGTTCGACCTGTCCGATCAGCTGACCGGCACGCTGATCGGGGACGACGGGAAGGGCAGCTGGCTGATCCTGTCCGACTTCTTCCGCGCGGTCACCGGCGGCCGGCCGATCGAACGAGCCGTGGACGAGGCGGTACGCGAGTTCGACCGGGCCACGAGGATGCTCCGATGA